A single window of Streptomyces xanthii DNA harbors:
- a CDS encoding sensor histidine kinase, which translates to MTETTTSASPELSLVKAALSGLRADLFRDVRAYRPLPRAAADGPWTRMFPRRIRGELGVLPHAAVLALALLTFAVGAESVSFGADAYVAVLCGILVAAPVALTLLRPVLAWWVSLGAAAVLVFVTGGSPTPWPAGSLVGHTLVMMIVAARTGPRTAAGMWALSTLYGFVVTPVTGGDWYNSDAVPMLVASGIAVALVTLVQVNRTARREVVQERTAGAVERDRRTLLEERTNIARELHDVVAHHMSVVAIQAEAAPYRVENPPPELEQAFVTIRENAVAALTELRRVLGVVRAEDYEAPDAPQPTLADLDRLLDNVRDAGLTVDRAVTGAVRELPPGVELSAYRIVQEALSNVLRHAPGAPARVEVAYVLGGLGLRIVNGPPGALVKPSPGAGHGVTGMRERVAMLGGEMTAGATDDGGYEVSVFVPVAATPDAEGDA; encoded by the coding sequence ATGACCGAGACGACCACCTCCGCCAGCCCCGAGCTCAGCCTGGTCAAGGCGGCGCTGAGCGGGCTCCGCGCGGACCTGTTCCGGGACGTGCGGGCGTACCGTCCGCTGCCCCGCGCCGCGGCCGACGGCCCCTGGACCCGGATGTTCCCGCGCCGGATACGCGGCGAACTGGGGGTGCTGCCGCACGCCGCCGTGCTGGCCCTCGCCCTGCTCACGTTCGCCGTCGGCGCGGAGAGCGTCAGCTTCGGCGCCGACGCGTACGTCGCCGTGCTGTGCGGAATCCTCGTGGCGGCGCCGGTGGCGCTCACGCTGCTGCGCCCCGTCCTCGCCTGGTGGGTCTCGCTGGGCGCGGCCGCCGTCCTCGTCTTCGTGACCGGCGGCTCCCCGACCCCCTGGCCCGCGGGCAGCCTCGTCGGGCACACCCTCGTGATGATGATCGTCGCGGCCCGCACCGGGCCCCGCACGGCGGCCGGCATGTGGGCGCTGAGCACGCTCTACGGGTTCGTCGTGACGCCGGTGACCGGCGGCGACTGGTACAACAGCGACGCCGTTCCGATGCTGGTCGCCTCGGGTATCGCGGTCGCCCTGGTGACCCTGGTCCAGGTCAACCGGACGGCCCGCCGCGAGGTCGTCCAGGAGCGCACGGCCGGCGCCGTCGAACGCGACCGCCGCACCCTCCTCGAGGAGCGTACGAACATCGCCCGCGAGCTGCACGACGTCGTCGCCCACCACATGTCGGTCGTCGCCATCCAGGCCGAGGCGGCCCCGTACCGCGTGGAGAACCCGCCGCCGGAGCTGGAGCAGGCGTTCGTGACGATCCGGGAGAACGCGGTGGCGGCCCTCACCGAGCTGCGCCGGGTCCTGGGCGTCGTACGGGCCGAGGACTACGAGGCGCCGGACGCGCCGCAGCCGACCCTCGCCGACCTCGACCGCCTCCTGGACAACGTCCGTGACGCCGGCCTCACCGTCGACCGTGCCGTGACCGGCGCCGTCCGTGAACTGCCGCCCGGCGTCGAGCTGTCCGCGTACCGCATCGTCCAGGAGGCCCTCAGCAACGTCCTGCGGCACGCGCCCGGCGCCCCGGCCCGGGTGGAGGTCGCGTACGTGCTCGGCGGGCTCGGCCTGCGGATCGTGAACGGGCCGCCCGGCGCCCTGGTGAAGCCCAGCCCCGGCGCGGGGCACGGGGTCACCGGCATGCGGGAGCGGGTCGCGATGCTCGGCGGCGAGATGACGGCGGGCGCGACGGACGACGGTGGCTACGAGGTCTCGGTGTTCGTGCCGGTCGCGGCCACGCCGGACGCGGAGGGCGACGCATGA
- a CDS encoding aspartate aminotransferase family protein: protein MTPQPNPQVGAAVKAADRKHVFHSWSAQELIDPLAVAGAEGSYFWDYEGNRYLDFTSGLVYTNIGYQHPKVVAAIQEQAATMTTFAPAFAVESRSEAARLIAERTPGDLDKIFFTNAGADAVEHALRMARLHTGRPKVLAAYRSYHGGTQQAINVTGDPRRWASDTGSAGVVRFWAPFLYRSRFFAETEEQECARALEHLETTIQFEGPATIAAIILETVPGTAGIMLPPAGYLAGVRELCDKYGIVMVLDEVMAGFGRTGEWFAADLYDVTPDLLTFAKGVNSGYVPLGGVAISGAIAETFAKRPYPGGLTYSGHPLACAAAVATINVMEEEGIVANAARLGTEVVEPGLRELAERHPSVGEVRGVGMFWALELVRDRETREPFVPYAAAGEANAPMAAFAGAAKANGLWPFVNMNRTHVVPALNITEAELKEGLAALDAALSVADEHVA, encoded by the coding sequence ATGACCCCTCAGCCGAATCCCCAGGTCGGCGCCGCCGTCAAGGCCGCGGACCGCAAGCACGTGTTCCACTCCTGGTCCGCGCAGGAACTCATCGACCCGCTCGCCGTCGCCGGCGCAGAAGGCTCCTACTTCTGGGACTACGAGGGCAACCGGTACCTCGACTTCACGTCCGGGCTCGTCTACACGAACATCGGGTACCAGCACCCGAAGGTCGTCGCCGCGATCCAGGAGCAGGCCGCGACGATGACGACGTTCGCGCCCGCGTTCGCCGTCGAGTCCCGCTCGGAGGCCGCCCGCCTCATCGCCGAGCGCACGCCCGGCGACCTCGACAAGATCTTCTTCACCAACGCCGGTGCCGACGCCGTCGAGCACGCCCTGCGCATGGCCCGTCTGCACACGGGCCGGCCCAAGGTGCTCGCCGCGTACCGCTCGTACCACGGCGGCACCCAGCAGGCGATCAACGTGACGGGTGACCCGCGCCGCTGGGCCAGCGACACGGGCTCCGCGGGCGTCGTCCGGTTCTGGGCGCCGTTCCTGTACCGGTCCCGCTTCTTCGCCGAGACGGAGGAGCAGGAGTGCGCCCGCGCGCTGGAGCACCTGGAGACGACGATCCAGTTCGAGGGTCCGGCGACGATCGCCGCGATCATCCTGGAGACCGTGCCGGGCACCGCGGGCATCATGCTGCCGCCCGCGGGCTACCTGGCCGGCGTGCGCGAGCTGTGCGACAAGTACGGCATCGTCATGGTCCTCGACGAGGTCATGGCCGGCTTCGGGCGCACCGGTGAGTGGTTCGCCGCCGACCTGTACGACGTGACGCCGGACCTGCTGACCTTCGCCAAGGGCGTCAACTCGGGGTACGTACCGCTGGGCGGTGTCGCGATCTCCGGCGCCATCGCGGAGACCTTCGCCAAGCGGCCCTACCCGGGCGGTCTCACCTACTCCGGGCACCCGCTGGCCTGCGCCGCGGCCGTCGCCACCATCAACGTGATGGAGGAGGAGGGCATCGTCGCCAACGCGGCGCGGCTCGGGACGGAGGTCGTCGAGCCCGGGCTGCGGGAGCTCGCCGAGCGGCATCCGTCGGTGGGCGAGGTGCGCGGCGTCGGCATGTTCTGGGCGCTCGAACTCGTACGGGACCGGGAGACGCGGGAGCCATTCGTGCCGTACGCGGCCGCGGGCGAGGCCAACGCTCCCATGGCGGCGTTCGCGGGGGCCGCCAAGGCGAACGGTCTGTGGCCCTTCGTCAACATGAACCGCACGCATGTCGTGCCGGCCCTCAACATCACCGAGGCCGAACTGAAGGAGGGCCTCGCGGCCCTGGACGCGGCGCTCTCCGTCGCGGACGAGCACGTGGCCTGA
- a CDS encoding serine/threonine-protein kinase, with product MDRLGPGDPQHIGAYRLLGRLGAGGMGQVYLARSERGRTVAVKLVREELAEQEEFRNRFRQEVQAAQRVGGAWTAPVLDADTEAAVPWLATGYVAGPSLQQVVSHDHGALPERSVRILAAGLAHALQDIHAAGLIHRDLKPSNVLVTIDGPRVIDFGIARALETVTDGGLTRTGALVGSPGFMAPEQVRGDRITPACDVFCLGSVLAYAASGALPFGTSNSGVHALMFRIAQEEPDLDGLPEGLQELVRDCLRKRPADRPTLEDILERTGAEDTLGDGGRTRDPWLPGALVAQLGRHAVQLLDSEDPEQASLPAAPARPALPPAPEPAPAPAQAAEPDAPPPPGAPGGAQLDHLPTMIVGQDAAAPTPPAPPAYGYPQAHPQPHLHAQPQPQPVWNQTPPYGPGLAPVGVPPQEPPRRGRSTAALVAVALIVALGAGGSVYALMKNDGSAEGKGGDDPKPSGQSSAAPSQQGGETTPGQQSTEPPDSPSQSDPAQAGAGDIPAKFLGTWTNEQDNDYGHITRTLVIEQGEPGDTVLRLTQDGTLDSGSPYHCEFEGALASADDSTLNVQGTEAVVAEPQVACRPGTPSTVTVLSSGELRRTLIDSTGHRQVLTYDKEG from the coding sequence CTGGACCGGCTGGGGCCGGGCGACCCGCAGCACATCGGCGCGTACCGGCTGCTGGGGCGGCTCGGGGCCGGTGGGATGGGGCAGGTCTATCTGGCGCGCTCGGAGCGGGGCCGCACGGTCGCCGTGAAGCTGGTGCGCGAGGAGCTCGCCGAGCAGGAGGAGTTCCGCAATCGCTTCCGGCAGGAGGTGCAGGCGGCGCAGCGGGTGGGCGGCGCTTGGACGGCGCCGGTGCTCGACGCCGACACGGAGGCCGCGGTGCCGTGGCTGGCCACGGGCTATGTCGCGGGTCCCTCGCTCCAGCAGGTCGTCTCGCACGATCACGGCGCGCTGCCCGAGCGTTCGGTACGGATCCTGGCGGCGGGCCTCGCGCACGCGCTGCAGGACATCCACGCGGCGGGCCTGATCCACCGCGACCTGAAGCCGTCGAACGTGCTGGTGACGATCGACGGCCCGCGCGTCATCGACTTCGGCATCGCGCGCGCCCTGGAGACGGTCACGGACGGCGGTCTGACGCGGACCGGCGCACTCGTCGGCTCGCCCGGTTTCATGGCGCCGGAGCAGGTGCGCGGGGACCGCATCACCCCGGCCTGCGACGTGTTCTGCCTCGGTTCGGTGCTGGCCTACGCGGCGTCGGGCGCGCTGCCCTTCGGTACGTCGAACAGCGGGGTGCACGCCCTGATGTTCCGTATCGCGCAGGAGGAGCCGGACCTCGACGGGCTGCCGGAGGGCCTGCAGGAGCTCGTACGGGACTGTCTGCGCAAGCGGCCCGCCGACCGGCCGACGCTCGAGGACATCCTGGAGCGGACGGGCGCGGAGGACACGCTCGGGGACGGCGGGCGCACCCGGGACCCGTGGCTGCCGGGCGCGCTCGTGGCGCAGCTGGGGCGGCACGCCGTGCAGCTGCTCGACTCGGAGGACCCGGAGCAGGCCTCCCTGCCGGCGGCCCCGGCCCGGCCCGCGCTGCCGCCCGCCCCGGAGCCCGCCCCGGCGCCCGCGCAGGCCGCGGAGCCCGACGCGCCGCCGCCGCCGGGCGCTCCGGGCGGGGCGCAGCTCGACCATCTCCCGACGATGATCGTCGGCCAGGACGCCGCGGCGCCGACGCCTCCGGCCCCGCCCGCGTACGGCTACCCGCAGGCGCACCCCCAGCCGCACCTCCACGCCCAGCCGCAGCCGCAGCCGGTGTGGAACCAGACGCCGCCCTACGGTCCCGGTCTCGCCCCCGTCGGCGTCCCGCCGCAGGAGCCCCCGCGCCGGGGCCGCTCCACGGCGGCGCTCGTCGCGGTCGCGCTGATCGTGGCGCTCGGCGCGGGCGGCTCGGTGTACGCGCTGATGAAGAACGACGGCTCGGCCGAGGGCAAGGGCGGCGACGACCCGAAGCCGTCCGGCCAGTCCTCGGCCGCGCCCTCGCAGCAGGGCGGCGAGACGACCCCGGGGCAGCAGTCCACCGAGCCGCCCGACTCCCCGTCGCAGTCCGACCCGGCGCAGGCCGGGGCGGGCGACATCCCGGCGAAGTTCCTGGGCACGTGGACGAACGAGCAGGACAACGACTACGGGCACATCACCCGCACCCTCGTCATCGAGCAGGGCGAGCCCGGCGACACCGTGCTCAGGCTGACCCAGGACGGCACGCTGGACAGCGGATCCCCGTACCACTGCGAGTTCGAGGGCGCCCTCGCGTCCGCCGACGACTCCACCCTGAACGTCCAGGGCACGGAGGCGGTCGTCGCCGAGCCGCAGGTCGCGTGCCGCCCCGGCACGCCGAGCACGGTGACGGTCCTGTCCTCGGGCGAGCTGCGCCGCACCCTGATCGACTCGACCGGCCACCGCCAGGTCCTCACGTACGACAAGGAGGGCTGA
- a CDS encoding type 1 periplasmic-binding domain-containing protein: protein MGFPNDEGATEFLRAFRAAVYPERWQVLKPASTPLPPVLLDTGGFGDERCARRQRVLDSLERALRTGDGRAVAFSRPQQLPPDRPGEELLTLRVGRDLRTQPPRHVGELRLRDFEFVARMVSYAIRLARLPREGDGALTDAELNDRLQGRELRDALYAQRVAESKGPAHHLAKLVPAADGGNLVLAYLSRLLSHPLFYSLPRKLWDRRWGHRLLRSRRYGWYRAWLHLAHPARSVFDQVGDVVVAQGLALRGPGHERQNALLELEKLLLRALLSDLHRSHPARLAGPWKRRRRTRRVVLLELPAADTPQGHDAARFLQAYRSAYRAPGSASLFVVGAGEPEGHPEAAGQTWHRQDVESLAVVGQHLTDPPAEHGDVEAAPWILGRRFADPAFAGEGLPVARLRPPAPMWGPRLEAAAIGVVLAALIGTGVSMSPLGGADEGTYARCLDGTRVSRGAGKPEEILDLHVARNALRDDDPAAAYRKVLVQIEKNNRRAEDDEKATASAPIEEQYVVRTVVYVAPSPTEGAYKALSELRGIWLAQSRFNTEAHRDSSRSRVALRVDVRDAGPHFERAEKVADGIVRDVERTRAARDHRTVVGVIGFAESRHETRAAARVLSEHQVPAISTTASADAMEKAGPYYRPMAPNDDRESTLAVQLAHEGPVIEADGGDGAGGGPARCESATQAVVVSTEADLYSNEIGAEFVRKFDALEPGGAKMLRYSGDSGDPAEIAQQICGYVTANPRTVVYWSSRVNSFSSFLSSYTRTECTGRTLTVIGGNDITNAELNGDFKYNVSELRLYHTAHVLPAGHELANNVARRYVRNYAYYAGPDDKWRDDGHGPMAHDAYLVMSAAADDANASNRQDVTPSALKSKLDNRIALQGTSGAIRYPQSNPGSKPPRDKAIVIEMATEGEPRLVAYCGAFGLGPELRRTTWGPDDSLDCPADSR, encoded by the coding sequence ATGGGATTCCCGAACGACGAGGGCGCGACGGAGTTTCTGCGAGCCTTCAGAGCAGCCGTCTACCCCGAGCGGTGGCAGGTGCTCAAACCGGCGAGCACACCCCTGCCCCCGGTCCTGCTGGACACCGGCGGGTTCGGTGACGAGCGGTGCGCGCGCCGGCAGCGGGTGCTCGACTCGCTGGAGCGGGCGCTGCGCACCGGGGACGGGCGGGCCGTCGCCTTCTCGCGCCCCCAGCAGCTGCCGCCGGACCGGCCCGGCGAGGAGCTGCTCACCCTCCGCGTGGGCCGCGACCTGCGCACCCAGCCGCCCCGCCACGTCGGTGAACTGCGGCTGCGGGACTTCGAGTTCGTCGCCCGGATGGTGTCGTACGCGATCCGGCTCGCCCGGCTGCCCCGGGAGGGCGACGGCGCCCTCACCGACGCCGAGCTGAACGACCGCCTGCAGGGCCGGGAGCTGCGCGACGCCCTGTACGCGCAGCGGGTCGCCGAGTCGAAGGGCCCGGCGCACCACCTGGCGAAGCTCGTGCCGGCGGCGGACGGCGGCAATCTCGTCCTCGCCTACCTGTCGCGGCTGCTGTCCCACCCCCTCTTCTACAGCCTGCCCCGCAAACTGTGGGACCGGCGCTGGGGCCACCGCCTGCTGCGCTCGCGCCGCTACGGCTGGTACCGCGCCTGGCTGCACCTCGCACACCCCGCGCGGTCTGTCTTCGACCAGGTCGGCGACGTCGTCGTGGCGCAGGGCCTCGCGCTGCGCGGCCCCGGGCACGAGCGCCAGAACGCGCTGCTCGAACTGGAGAAACTGCTGCTGCGCGCCCTCCTGTCCGACCTGCACCGCTCGCATCCGGCGCGCCTCGCGGGCCCCTGGAAGCGCCGCCGCCGCACCCGTCGCGTCGTCCTGCTCGAACTGCCCGCCGCGGACACCCCGCAGGGTCACGACGCGGCACGCTTCCTCCAGGCGTACCGCAGCGCCTACCGGGCGCCGGGCTCCGCGTCCCTGTTCGTCGTCGGGGCAGGCGAGCCGGAAGGCCATCCGGAGGCCGCCGGGCAGACCTGGCACCGGCAGGACGTGGAGAGCCTCGCCGTCGTGGGCCAGCACCTGACCGACCCGCCCGCCGAGCACGGGGATGTCGAGGCGGCGCCCTGGATCCTCGGCCGCCGCTTCGCGGACCCGGCGTTCGCGGGCGAGGGCCTGCCGGTCGCCCGGCTGCGCCCGCCCGCGCCGATGTGGGGGCCGCGCCTGGAGGCCGCGGCGATCGGCGTCGTGCTGGCCGCGCTGATCGGGACCGGCGTGAGCATGAGCCCGCTCGGCGGGGCGGACGAGGGCACGTACGCGCGCTGCCTGGACGGCACCAGGGTCTCGCGCGGCGCCGGGAAGCCCGAGGAGATCCTCGATCTGCACGTGGCGCGCAACGCGCTGCGCGACGACGATCCGGCCGCCGCCTACCGCAAGGTGCTCGTGCAGATCGAGAAGAACAACCGGCGGGCCGAGGACGACGAGAAGGCGACCGCGTCGGCCCCGATCGAGGAGCAGTACGTCGTCCGCACGGTCGTCTACGTCGCCCCGTCGCCCACCGAGGGCGCGTACAAGGCGCTGTCGGAGCTGCGCGGCATCTGGCTGGCGCAGTCCCGGTTCAACACCGAGGCGCACCGGGACAGCAGCCGCAGCCGGGTCGCGCTCCGCGTGGACGTGCGGGACGCGGGCCCGCACTTCGAGCGGGCGGAGAAGGTCGCGGACGGCATCGTGCGCGACGTGGAGCGCACGCGTGCGGCCCGGGACCACCGCACGGTCGTCGGCGTCATCGGCTTCGCCGAGAGCCGGCACGAGACGCGGGCGGCGGCCCGCGTCCTCAGCGAGCACCAGGTGCCGGCGATCAGCACGACGGCGTCGGCGGACGCGATGGAGAAGGCCGGACCGTACTACCGGCCGATGGCCCCCAACGACGACCGCGAGAGCACGCTCGCCGTGCAGCTCGCGCACGAGGGCCCGGTGATCGAGGCGGACGGCGGGGACGGCGCGGGCGGCGGGCCCGCGCGGTGCGAGTCGGCGACCCAGGCGGTCGTCGTGAGCACCGAGGCGGACCTCTACAGCAACGAGATCGGCGCCGAGTTCGTCCGGAAGTTCGACGCGCTGGAGCCGGGCGGCGCCAAGATGCTCCGCTACTCCGGCGACTCGGGCGACCCCGCCGAGATCGCCCAGCAGATCTGCGGATACGTCACGGCGAACCCGCGCACCGTCGTCTACTGGTCGTCCCGCGTGAACAGTTTCAGCAGCTTCCTGTCCAGCTACACCAGGACCGAGTGCACGGGCCGCACCCTGACAGTCATCGGCGGCAACGACATCACCAACGCCGAACTGAACGGCGACTTCAAGTACAACGTGTCGGAGCTGCGGCTCTACCACACGGCCCACGTACTGCCCGCGGGCCACGAACTGGCGAACAACGTGGCACGCCGCTACGTCCGCAACTACGCCTACTACGCGGGCCCGGACGACAAGTGGCGCGACGACGGGCACGGCCCGATGGCCCACGACGCCTACCTCGTGATGAGCGCGGCCGCGGACGACGCCAACGCCAGCAACCGGCAGGACGTCACCCCGTCCGCGCTGAAGTCCAAGCTCGACAACCGGATCGCCCTGCAGGGCACGAGCGGCGCCATCCGCTACCCGCAGAGCAACCCCGGTTCGAAGCCTCCGCGCGACAAGGCGATCGTGATCGAGATGGCCACCGAGGGCGAACCCCGGCTGGTGGCGTACTGCGGCGCGTTCGGCCTCGGCCCGGAGCTGCGCAGGACGACGTGGGGGCCGGACGACAGTCTGGACTGCCCGGCCGACTCACGCTGA
- a CDS encoding DNA alkylation repair protein, which translates to MTGTATTLAQARAELAALEDPKARAVNERHGDDHGVNLTRLRALAKRVGPDQDLARALWSTDDTAAKLLALLVARPKAFPRDELDTMLRTARTPKVHDWLVSYVVKKSPHAEDLRLAWLEDPDPVVASAGWALTTDRVAKKPAGLDLPALLDTIESDMKTAPDRLQWAMNHCLAQIGISHVPLRPRALAIGERLEVLKDHPTPPGCTSPYAPTWITEIVRRQSAKG; encoded by the coding sequence GTGACCGGTACGGCGACGACGCTCGCGCAGGCCCGGGCCGAACTGGCCGCGCTGGAGGACCCGAAGGCGCGCGCCGTCAACGAGAGGCACGGCGACGACCACGGCGTGAACCTCACCAGGCTGCGCGCCCTCGCCAAGCGCGTCGGACCCGACCAGGACCTGGCCCGCGCCCTGTGGTCCACCGACGACACGGCCGCGAAACTCCTGGCCCTCCTCGTCGCCCGCCCCAAGGCCTTCCCCCGCGACGAGCTGGACACGATGCTCCGCACGGCCCGCACCCCGAAGGTCCACGACTGGCTCGTCTCCTACGTCGTGAAGAAGAGCCCGCACGCGGAGGACCTCCGCCTGGCCTGGCTGGAGGACCCCGACCCGGTCGTCGCGAGCGCCGGCTGGGCCCTGACCACGGACCGCGTCGCGAAGAAGCCGGCCGGCCTGGACCTCCCCGCCCTCCTCGACACGATCGAGTCCGACATGAAGACGGCCCCCGACCGCCTCCAGTGGGCGATGAACCACTGCCTGGCCCAGATCGGCATCTCCCACGTGCCCCTCCGCCCCCGCGCCCTCGCGATCGGCGAACGCCTCGAAGTCCTCAAGGACCACCCGACCCCACCCGGCTGCACGTCCCCCTACGCCCCGACCTGGATCACGGAGATCGTCCGGAGGCAGTCCGCGAAGGGCTGA
- a CDS encoding adenylosuccinate synthase, with product MPALVLLGAQWGDEGKGKATDLLGGSVDYVVRYQGGNNAGHTVVVGDQKYALHLLPSGILSPDCTPVIGNGVVVDPSVLLSELSGLNERGVDTSKLLISGNAHIITPYNVTVDKVTERFLGKRKIGTTGRGIGPTYADKINRVGIRVQDLYDESILTQKVEAALEVKNQLLTKLYNRRAIESQQVVEELLGYADQIKGYVADTTLILNNALEENKVVLFEGGQGTLLDIDHGTYPFVTSSNPTAGGACTGAGVGPTKISRVIGILKAYTTRVGAGPFPTELFDQDGEDLRRIGGERGVTTGRDRRCGWFDAVIARYATRVNGLTDFFLTKLDVLTGWEQIPVCVAYEIDGKRVEELPYSQTDFHHAKPIYETLPGWSEDITKAKTFADLPKNAQAYVKALEDMSGAPISAIGVGPGRDETIEINSFL from the coding sequence GTGCCCGCACTTGTGCTGCTCGGTGCTCAGTGGGGTGACGAAGGCAAGGGAAAGGCCACCGACCTGCTCGGTGGGTCCGTGGACTACGTAGTGCGCTACCAGGGCGGCAACAACGCCGGCCACACGGTTGTCGTAGGCGACCAGAAGTACGCGCTGCACCTCCTCCCTTCCGGAATCCTCTCCCCGGACTGCACGCCGGTCATCGGTAACGGTGTCGTCGTCGACCCGTCGGTCCTGCTCTCCGAGCTGAGCGGTCTGAACGAGCGCGGCGTCGACACGTCCAAGCTCCTGATCAGCGGCAACGCTCACATCATCACGCCGTACAACGTCACGGTCGACAAGGTGACGGAGCGCTTCCTCGGCAAGCGCAAGATCGGCACGACCGGGCGCGGCATCGGCCCGACCTACGCGGACAAGATCAACCGCGTCGGTATCCGCGTGCAGGACCTCTACGACGAGTCGATCCTCACCCAGAAGGTCGAAGCGGCGCTCGAGGTCAAGAACCAGCTCCTGACCAAGCTGTACAACCGTCGCGCGATCGAGTCGCAGCAGGTGGTGGAGGAGCTCCTCGGTTACGCGGACCAGATCAAGGGCTACGTGGCCGACACGACCCTGATCCTGAACAACGCCCTCGAGGAGAACAAGGTCGTCCTCTTCGAAGGCGGCCAGGGCACGCTCCTGGACATCGACCACGGCACGTACCCCTTCGTCACCTCGTCGAACCCGACCGCGGGCGGCGCCTGCACCGGCGCCGGCGTCGGCCCGACGAAGATCAGCCGCGTCATCGGCATCCTGAAGGCGTACACCACGCGAGTCGGCGCGGGCCCGTTCCCGACCGAGCTCTTCGACCAGGACGGCGAGGACCTGCGCCGCATCGGCGGCGAGCGCGGTGTCACCACCGGCCGTGACCGTCGCTGCGGCTGGTTCGACGCGGTCATCGCCCGCTACGCGACCCGCGTCAACGGCCTGACCGACTTCTTCCTCACCAAGCTCGACGTCCTCACCGGCTGGGAGCAGATCCCGGTCTGCGTCGCGTACGAGATCGACGGCAAGCGCGTCGAGGAGCTGCCGTACTCCCAGACCGACTTCCACCACGCGAAGCCGATCTACGAGACCCTGCCCGGCTGGTCGGAGGACATCACGAAGGCCAAGACCTTCGCCGACCTCCCCAAGAACGCGCAGGCGTACGTGAAGGCCCTGGAGGACATGTCCGGCGCCCCCATCTCGGCCATCGGCGTCGGCCCCGGCCGCGACGAGACGATCGAGATCAACTCGTTCCTGTAA
- a CDS encoding diacylglycerol kinase, translating to MDHPSDRVGEALSRQLLVIVDPSARRADGESVRIAKDVLCAAATAKVCLPEGPAEFARALARRGGRRPVVVGDDRALLRAVSLLHRDRELGDAVLAMVPVGASVGLARSLGVPAGPVAAARAALDGVERRLDLLVDDSDGVVLGELRIPPVGPSGESSGGSGLPFLRTCRSLVRGFGTRSAGSAAPAPGAAARLRVEADGVMLVDLDQPVDGVSVGAGAGFAQVEVRVGAAGGAVRVAARSVTVSGADFRYRADAVIGGPVRRRTWAVRAGAWALALP from the coding sequence TTGGACCATCCGTCGGACCGCGTGGGCGAGGCGCTGTCGCGGCAGCTCCTGGTGATCGTGGACCCGTCGGCGCGGCGTGCGGACGGGGAGTCCGTACGGATCGCGAAGGACGTTCTGTGCGCGGCCGCGACCGCGAAGGTGTGCCTGCCGGAGGGGCCCGCGGAGTTCGCGCGGGCGCTGGCGCGGCGGGGCGGGAGGCGGCCCGTGGTCGTGGGCGACGACCGGGCATTGCTGCGGGCCGTGTCGCTGCTCCACCGGGACCGGGAGCTGGGCGACGCCGTGCTGGCGATGGTGCCCGTGGGGGCTTCCGTGGGGCTCGCGCGCTCCCTCGGGGTGCCGGCGGGCCCGGTCGCGGCGGCGCGGGCGGCGCTCGACGGGGTGGAGCGGCGGCTCGACCTGCTGGTCGACGACAGTGACGGGGTGGTGCTCGGCGAGCTCCGGATCCCGCCGGTCGGGCCTTCCGGGGAGAGCTCCGGCGGTTCCGGACTGCCGTTCCTGCGGACGTGCCGGTCGCTGGTGCGCGGGTTCGGGACGCGGTCGGCGGGGAGCGCGGCGCCCGCGCCGGGGGCGGCGGCCCGGCTCCGGGTCGAGGCCGACGGGGTGATGCTGGTGGACCTGGACCAGCCGGTCGACGGGGTGTCCGTGGGGGCGGGGGCGGGCTTCGCGCAGGTCGAGGTGCGGGTCGGCGCCGCCGGCGGGGCGGTCCGGGTGGCAGCCCGGAGCGTGACCGTCTCGGGGGCCGATTTCCGGTACCGGGCCGACGCGGTGATCGGGGGTCCGGTACGGAGACGGACCTGGGCGGTCCGCGCGGGGGCGTGGGCGCTGGCGTTGCCGTAG
- a CDS encoding MarR family winged helix-turn-helix transcriptional regulator: protein MRQLEFETMLFNRHAYLFAHRARASIWNLDRSAYILLTRIQMVGPMSIGQLSEATGLDASTLNRQTAAMTRQGLVERIPDPDGGIARKFRITEEGERALDGDRARNLGILEDLMDDWTPAEAATFTASLHRLNRAIERLDGRPWPRP from the coding sequence ATGCGGCAGCTCGAGTTCGAGACGATGCTGTTCAACCGGCACGCGTATCTCTTCGCGCACCGCGCCAGAGCGTCGATCTGGAACCTCGACCGCAGCGCCTACATCCTGCTCACCCGCATCCAGATGGTCGGCCCGATGTCGATCGGCCAGCTCAGCGAGGCGACCGGGCTCGACGCGTCGACGCTGAACCGGCAGACCGCCGCGATGACCCGGCAGGGCCTCGTCGAGCGCATCCCCGACCCCGACGGCGGGATCGCCCGCAAGTTCCGGATCACGGAGGAGGGCGAGCGCGCGCTGGACGGCGACCGCGCCCGCAACCTCGGCATTCTGGAGGACCTGATGGACGACTGGACCCCCGCCGAGGCCGCGACCTTCACCGCGTCCCTGCACCGCCTCAACCGAGCGATAGAACGCCTCGACGGCCGCCCCTGGCCCCGCCCCTGA